A DNA window from Legionella sp. MW5194 contains the following coding sequences:
- the erpA gene encoding iron-sulfur cluster insertion protein ErpA: MAAINAIPSSTTKVYFSVSAADKVAALIAEEDNPNLNLRVYITGGGCSGFQYGFTFDETIQDDDTVVVQTCSDGQSTVKLLIDSMSHQFLNDAEIDYVQGIQGEQFVIRNPNAKTTCGCGSSFSMDDE; the protein is encoded by the coding sequence ATGGCAGCGATTAATGCAATCCCCTCATCAACAACCAAGGTATATTTTTCAGTCAGTGCGGCTGACAAAGTGGCGGCCCTGATTGCTGAAGAGGACAATCCCAATCTGAATTTACGGGTTTACATTACCGGAGGCGGTTGTTCCGGGTTTCAGTACGGTTTTACCTTTGATGAGACAATACAGGATGATGATACGGTGGTCGTTCAGACCTGCTCCGACGGTCAATCCACGGTCAAGCTCCTGATTGACTCCATGAGCCATCAGTTTCTAAACGACGCGGAAATTGATTATGTTCAGGGCATTCAGGGCGAGCAATTTGTCATTCGTAATCCCAATGCCAAGACCACCTGCGGCTGTGGTTCGTCCTTTAGCATGGATGATGAGTAG
- the fabD gene encoding ACP S-malonyltransferase: MFNIAYVFPGQGSQSIGMLSELADHHSQIIDVFSEVSDKLGYDLWSLVQQGPDSQLNQTEYTQAAMLTADVAVFQVLKKVGFPKAHLMAGHSLGEYAALTAANAISLPDAALLVSRRGQIMQQSIPMGQGAMAAIVGLSDEQVSQLCLQASDAQQKVTPANYNAIGQVVIAGHTEAVHRAVTLAEEMDARLAKIIPVSVPCHCPLLSDAAEQFAECLAESTFRVPDTAVISNVDLSIYQSPEQMRALLKEQLYSPVRWVETIQLMKNKQTHLVIECGPGKVLSGLVKRIDKTLATSSIYDQISLEQALGSLTTNEQCQ, from the coding sequence ATGTTTAATATTGCCTATGTATTTCCTGGCCAGGGCTCTCAATCCATTGGCATGTTATCCGAACTCGCTGATCACCACAGCCAGATTATTGATGTGTTCAGTGAAGTGTCCGATAAACTGGGTTATGACCTGTGGTCACTTGTACAACAAGGCCCTGATTCGCAATTGAATCAGACCGAATACACACAAGCTGCCATGCTGACAGCCGACGTCGCTGTTTTTCAGGTATTAAAAAAAGTCGGTTTCCCCAAGGCCCATCTCATGGCAGGCCACAGTCTGGGTGAATACGCCGCTTTAACAGCTGCCAACGCCATTTCACTCCCTGACGCAGCCCTGCTGGTCAGTCGCCGTGGTCAAATCATGCAACAATCCATTCCGATGGGACAGGGTGCAATGGCCGCCATCGTCGGTTTGAGTGATGAACAAGTCAGCCAGCTTTGCCTGCAGGCCAGTGATGCACAGCAGAAAGTGACCCCAGCCAATTATAATGCCATAGGCCAGGTGGTTATTGCCGGCCATACTGAAGCCGTTCATCGCGCCGTCACACTGGCCGAAGAAATGGATGCGCGACTGGCAAAAATCATCCCGGTCAGTGTGCCTTGCCATTGCCCTTTATTGTCTGACGCGGCTGAACAATTTGCTGAATGTCTGGCTGAATCGACCTTCCGTGTCCCCGATACTGCTGTCATCAGTAACGTTGATCTGAGCATCTACCAGTCGCCAGAGCAGATGAGAGCATTGTTGAAAGAACAATTGTACAGTCCCGTTCGATGGGTTGAAACCATCCAGTTGATGAAAAATAAACAAACCCATCTGGTGATTGAGTGTGGCCCCGGTAAAGTCTTGAGCGGGTTGGTCAAGCGCATTGACAAAACGCTGGCGACCAGCAGCATTTATGATCAGATTTCGCTCGAACAAGCCCTTGGTAGTCTGACAACGAACGAACAGTGTCAATAG
- the mnmA gene encoding tRNA 2-thiouridine(34) synthase MnmA, with amino-acid sequence MKAKVIVGMSGGVDSSVAAWLLKEQGYDVEGLFMKNWEQDDTEGYCAAAADLADAQAVCNQLQIPLHSVNFAEEYWDRVFAHFLREYELGRTPNPDVLCNKEIKFKAFLNHALSLGADYIATGHYARVRAESNPGALYKAKDRDKDQTYFLHAVEPSALAKTLFPVGDFLKTEIRDFARQLGLVTQAKKDSTGICFIGEKRFRDFLKEFILAKPGDMQTPQGETVGRHEGLMYYTLGQRQGLGIGGRKTGGDEPWYVVDKDIEANALIVAQGDHPLLYSQGLICSPVHWLVPQDQVSLPLTCFAKTRYRQPEQACVISPESNGQHYVMFSEWQRAVTPGQYIVFYDKNQCLGGATMEQIIR; translated from the coding sequence ATGAAAGCAAAAGTTATTGTCGGGATGTCCGGCGGCGTTGACTCTTCCGTGGCTGCCTGGCTTTTGAAAGAACAAGGCTATGACGTCGAAGGCCTGTTCATGAAAAACTGGGAACAGGATGATACAGAGGGCTACTGCGCCGCAGCAGCGGATCTGGCAGATGCTCAGGCGGTCTGTAATCAGCTGCAAATCCCCCTTCACAGTGTCAATTTTGCAGAAGAGTACTGGGATCGCGTGTTCGCCCATTTCCTTCGCGAATATGAACTGGGCCGCACACCCAATCCCGATGTGTTATGTAACAAGGAAATTAAATTTAAGGCTTTTTTAAATCATGCCCTTTCACTTGGCGCGGATTACATTGCAACGGGCCATTATGCCAGGGTGCGCGCCGAAAGTAACCCGGGGGCCTTATATAAAGCCAAGGATCGCGACAAGGATCAAACCTATTTTCTGCATGCCGTAGAGCCCTCGGCTCTTGCGAAAACCCTGTTTCCAGTGGGGGATTTTCTTAAAACAGAAATCAGGGATTTTGCACGCCAGCTTGGACTGGTAACTCAGGCCAAAAAAGATTCGACCGGTATTTGTTTCATCGGTGAAAAGCGGTTTAGGGACTTTTTAAAAGAATTCATTCTTGCAAAACCAGGGGACATGCAGACACCCCAGGGCGAGACCGTGGGACGTCATGAGGGATTGATGTACTATACTCTCGGTCAGCGTCAGGGATTGGGTATAGGTGGTCGTAAAACAGGCGGCGATGAACCCTGGTATGTCGTAGACAAAGACATTGAAGCCAATGCATTAATTGTTGCCCAGGGCGATCACCCTCTGTTGTACTCGCAGGGTTTGATTTGCAGCCCTGTTCATTGGCTGGTGCCGCAGGATCAGGTTTCTTTGCCGTTAACCTGTTTTGCTAAAACCCGTTACCGCCAGCCGGAGCAGGCCTGTGTCATTTCACCTGAAAGCAATGGTCAGCATTACGTCATGTTCTCCGAATGGCAACGGGCGGTGACACCGGGCCAGTACATTGTGTTCTACGATAAAAATCAGTGCCTCGGCGGAGCGACAATGGAGCAAATTATTCGCTAA
- a CDS encoding DUF177 domain-containing protein — MHINLRKAVNQGPQHLSLTLTDRLPYHIEPSVHLECGYEVERKDNYYLVNLHVSGDLTITCQRCLKPFTYSYANHLEIAVCSSEEAAEKWLTTYETIVAVDNQVDLEGLITDELHLYSPQSHNDPNECDPEIAAFIHAERQ; from the coding sequence ATGCACATTAATCTTAGAAAAGCGGTCAATCAGGGGCCGCAACACCTTTCCCTGACCTTAACCGACCGGTTGCCATATCACATTGAGCCGTCAGTTCACCTGGAATGCGGCTATGAGGTTGAAAGAAAAGACAATTATTATTTAGTGAATTTGCACGTCAGCGGTGATTTGACGATTACCTGCCAGCGCTGCCTCAAACCGTTTACTTATTCGTATGCCAATCATCTTGAGATTGCTGTATGCAGTTCGGAGGAGGCGGCGGAAAAATGGTTAACCACCTATGAAACCATCGTCGCAGTGGACAATCAGGTCGATTTAGAGGGGCTGATTACTGACGAATTGCATCTTTACAGCCCGCAATCCCATAACGACCCCAACGAGTGTGATCCGGAAATTGCTGCCTTTATTCATGCCGAAAGGCAATAA
- a CDS encoding beta-ketoacyl-ACP synthase III, whose translation MKNAIIKGTGSYLPVRSLTNKELESQLDTTHEWIFSRTGISSRHVASEHETTAYMASEAAKKALKTSGLQADDIDLIIVASCTPNQFFPSMACHVQKAIASTRSIPAFDISAACSGFVYAMDMARQYIQSGTAEHVLVVGSESMSRAVNWQDRATCVLFGDGAGAAVLSASDEPGILASRLHSLYDGEGYLTYDNATGNDQASFIGMRGNEVFKLAVNIMGNIVDEILDCSGLQKSDINWLIPHQANIRIIQGIAKKLDLSMEQVIVTIENQGNTSAASIPLALDYSIQNNKISRGDLLLLESFGGGMTWGAMVIRY comes from the coding sequence ATGAAAAATGCCATTATTAAAGGAACAGGAAGTTATCTGCCTGTGCGTTCCCTCACCAACAAAGAGCTCGAGTCGCAATTGGATACCACCCATGAGTGGATTTTTTCTCGAACCGGTATCAGTAGCCGCCATGTTGCCTCCGAGCATGAAACCACAGCTTACATGGCGTCTGAAGCAGCAAAAAAAGCACTAAAGACCTCTGGACTGCAGGCTGATGACATTGATTTAATCATTGTGGCGAGCTGCACACCCAACCAATTTTTCCCCAGCATGGCCTGCCATGTGCAAAAAGCAATCGCCTCGACCCGCAGTATCCCGGCCTTTGATATTTCAGCGGCATGCAGCGGGTTTGTCTATGCGATGGACATGGCCAGGCAATACATTCAGTCAGGCACAGCCGAGCACGTGCTCGTTGTAGGCAGTGAAAGCATGTCCCGAGCCGTTAATTGGCAGGATCGGGCAACCTGTGTATTATTTGGCGACGGCGCGGGTGCAGCAGTGTTAAGCGCCAGCGACGAACCCGGCATTTTAGCCAGTCGCCTGCACTCCCTGTACGATGGCGAGGGATACCTTACCTACGATAACGCCACGGGCAACGATCAGGCATCGTTTATCGGCATGCGTGGCAATGAAGTGTTTAAGCTTGCCGTCAATATCATGGGTAACATTGTGGATGAAATTCTGGATTGCAGCGGTCTGCAGAAATCAGACATCAACTGGTTAATCCCTCATCAAGCCAATATTCGCATTATTCAAGGTATCGCTAAAAAGCTGGATTTATCCATGGAACAAGTCATTGTAACCATTGAAAATCAAGGCAATACTTCCGCTGCATCCATCCCTCTCGCCCTCGATTATTCAATACAGAATAATAAAATTTCCCGAGGGGATTTATTATTACTGGAATCGTTCGGTGGTGGAATGACCTGGGGTGCCATGGTTATTCGTTACTAG
- the plsX gene encoding phosphate acyltransferase PlsX encodes MKNITIAVDAMGGDHGLNVVIPACVRAIRRNPDLKLLLVGDQAQVNSHLKKHSVASASQFSVIHASEVVGMDELPSHAMRNKKDSSMRVAINLVKDGQAQACVSAGNTGALMATARFVLKTLPGIDRPAIIAELPTLKGKTRVIDLGANVDSCAEHLFQFAVMGSALIRALDKKPKPSIALLNIGVEEIKGNDQVKRTAHMLAECTLMNYVGYVEGDHFYSGSVDLVVCDGFVGNVALKASEGLAKLMLSVLKESFTRSPWAKLAGLIAKPALNHLKVRMDPARYNGASLLGLNGIVVKSHGGASELAFQYAIEEAMLQVQSNVVDLVRDQITDFINQGLLL; translated from the coding sequence TTGAAGAACATCACCATTGCTGTTGATGCGATGGGTGGGGATCATGGTCTGAATGTCGTGATTCCTGCTTGTGTTCGTGCCATCCGGCGTAATCCTGACTTAAAATTATTGTTAGTCGGCGATCAAGCTCAGGTTAATTCGCATCTTAAAAAGCATTCTGTCGCAAGCGCCAGTCAATTCTCGGTCATCCATGCATCCGAGGTTGTAGGTATGGATGAGTTGCCTTCGCATGCCATGCGCAACAAGAAAGATTCTTCCATGCGGGTTGCGATTAATCTGGTCAAGGACGGGCAGGCACAGGCCTGTGTCAGTGCCGGAAATACCGGTGCCTTAATGGCCACGGCCCGCTTTGTGCTGAAAACCCTGCCAGGCATTGATCGGCCTGCCATCATTGCCGAATTGCCGACCCTGAAAGGGAAAACCCGTGTCATTGACCTCGGTGCCAATGTGGATTCCTGTGCAGAACACCTCTTTCAGTTTGCCGTCATGGGGTCTGCCCTTATTCGGGCTTTGGATAAAAAACCCAAGCCCAGCATTGCCCTGCTCAACATTGGTGTTGAAGAAATCAAGGGGAATGATCAGGTCAAACGGACAGCGCACATGCTGGCTGAATGCACACTGATGAATTACGTGGGCTATGTGGAAGGGGATCATTTCTATTCAGGCAGTGTCGATCTCGTTGTTTGTGACGGATTCGTCGGTAATGTTGCACTTAAAGCGAGCGAAGGCCTGGCTAAACTAATGCTTTCCGTACTTAAAGAATCATTCACCCGCAGCCCATGGGCCAAGTTGGCGGGGTTAATCGCAAAACCTGCGCTGAACCATTTAAAAGTCCGCATGGACCCTGCGCGATACAATGGAGCCAGTTTACTCGGCTTAAACGGCATTGTTGTCAAAAGCCATGGCGGCGCGAGCGAGTTGGCCTTTCAATATGCGATTGAAGAAGCCATGTTGCAGGTTCAAAGTAACGTTGTTGATTTGGTTAGAGATCAAATCACCGATTTCATCAACCAGGGTTTGTTGCTATGA
- the rpmF gene encoding 50S ribosomal protein L32, with amino-acid sequence MAVQQNKKSRSRRDMRRSHDALTAPTLSVDSTSGEKHLRHHITPDGYYRGKKVLDTDNVYEQE; translated from the coding sequence ATGGCTGTTCAACAAAATAAAAAATCGCGTTCCAGACGCGATATGCGCCGCTCTCACGATGCGCTGACTGCACCCACTCTGTCAGTGGATTCCACCAGTGGTGAGAAACACCTGCGTCATCATATTACGCCTGACGGCTATTACCGTGGCAAAAAAGTGCTGGATACCGATAACGTTTACGAACAAGAGTAA
- a CDS encoding L,D-transpeptidase → MEAKKRIRLAPAAFVLVCLPAFVQAQTQIPPLENSKPLLVLASNQFVFNPKSLSWVAINHNGKVVRSGKASGGSRYCKDVRRACRTPTGTYRIISKGSANCRSSRYPLGKGGAAMPYCMFFSKYYAIHGSYDVPNYNASHGCIRVKPHDAKWLHQNFIKIGTKVIVKPY, encoded by the coding sequence ATGGAAGCAAAAAAACGCATTCGCCTTGCCCCTGCTGCATTTGTTTTAGTTTGCCTGCCCGCCTTTGTACAAGCGCAAACCCAGATTCCTCCCCTTGAGAATAGCAAGCCTCTCCTGGTTTTAGCCTCCAATCAGTTTGTATTTAATCCAAAATCATTGTCATGGGTAGCCATTAATCACAATGGCAAAGTGGTGCGCAGCGGTAAGGCCTCGGGAGGCAGTCGTTATTGTAAAGACGTTCGTCGCGCCTGCCGTACACCAACGGGCACTTACCGTATTATTTCCAAAGGCAGCGCCAATTGCCGCTCCAGCCGTTACCCTTTGGGTAAAGGCGGTGCAGCCATGCCTTATTGCATGTTTTTCAGTAAATATTACGCTATTCATGGCTCTTATGATGTGCCTAATTACAATGCCAGCCATGGGTGTATTCGCGTCAAGCCGCACGATGCCAAATGGCTGCATCAGAATTTTATTAAAATCGGCACGAAAGTCATTGTTAAACCCTATTAA